ATGAGCCGGTACAGGTGCGCGGCGGTGAACAGGGCGGTGAGTACCTCGAGAAGGTGGTCACCTTAGGGCACGGTGGCGACTTTGCCTGTGCCGCGACGAAAGACGGCAGTGTGTATTGCTGGGGGGACAACGGCTACGGCGAACTGGGCAACGGCACTAGGAAACAAAGCAACACACCGGTGCAGGTGCACGCGGGTGATCAGGGCAGTGGAAATTTTGCCCGCGCTAAGTCGGTAAGCGCCGGTAAGCATTATGCGTGTGCCTCGACGACGGATGGATCCGGCTACTGCTGGGGCATCGACGATCAAGGGCAACTGGGCAGCAATGGTTCGAGTAAGGACGGTCGCACTCGTCCAGTCCAGGTCGTTGCAGGTCAGCAAGGCAATGGGAAGCTAAGCAACGTCCATGATGTGGTTGCCCACATTGCGGCAACGTGTGCGATCACTGACTACACCGTTGCCGCTGGTGGCAAGGTTTATTGTTGGGGTAACGATTTCTCTGGAGCAGTGGGCACTGGAGGTGGGTCCGGTGCCGTCCCGCAGCCAAATAAGGTCTGCCTGCCCAATGCGAGCGACAAGGGAAATTGTGGCAAAGACGGTCAACTGTCGGGTGTGGCCATGATTTCGGATCAGGCCGCAGGTGATCGCGGCACCGCCGACGACAAGCACAGTGATGACTCGGTCTGTGTGGTGACGGTCGACAAGTTCGCGTACTGCTGGGGTTTGAATAAGTACGGTGAGTTGGGTATCGGCACGGCCGAGGGGCCACATACCTGTGGAGTTGGAAACAATCCAGTCCCTTGCGCGCAAACTCCCAGGCAGGTGAAGAATACGCAAGGCACCGGGCCCCTATCAGGAGTGACTGACATTTCCTCTGGCTTTACCTCCTGTGCCATCGCTACGGAAAAGATCTACTGCTGGGGCTTCAACGAATACGGCTCAGTAGATGGCACTCGAGCTGAGAATGTCAGTTTGCCGCGGCTGAAGGCCACCGATCCGGCCGCCGATGTCTCCGTGGCTGGGGTATCCGTCTGCTACGAAACAACTGACGGTCGTGCCTTTTGCTGGGGTGGTGGCGGGTTCGGCCAGTTGGGCAATGGCGAGGTTGTTGAGCGCAGGGTAAAGCCGCAACGAGTGGGGATGGCCCACTTCAACCCCTACCTGGTGGAGTTTGGTGAGGTTCGGCTAAGCGAAACCGGCTACGAGTACTCCGACCTCAAGGATACCTTCTTTGGTGGTGTCAACTTGCTGACGCTGAACCGAACTGGCTCCCCGGATTACGGTGCCGGTCCGGCACCGGCAACCGTGGGTTCGTCGGAGAATGTGTGTGGTTTGGTTCCAAGTGGAGTCCTCCTTGCCGATCTGCTCTGTAAGGTGCAGGTCACTTTCACGCCTACCCAACCTGGAAAGCCGCCGGGCATCGTGTGGGTGGGTCCGAGCTGGTACGAAAAAGACGAAGACGGCAACGTGGATCCGCGGTCGGCCATGCTGGCGGTCAGCGGTGAAGCAGTGATAGCTCCTGATGACCCCGCATACGCCGATGCCGCTATTGCCACCTACAACGATGTGGACTTTGGTGACGTGGACGTCGGCACCGTGAAGACGGGAAAAGTGACGATCAGGAATATTGGCAAGGCACCGCTGCGGATCGACAAGACTCGAGTGACTACCCCCACCAACGAGTTCGGTAAGGCTAGCGGTGGGGATGGCTGCAAGGGCGCAAAGCTGAAGCCCGACGGCAGGGACAAGTGCGTAGTCAAAGTGCGGTTCTTCCCCCGAGCAGAGGGTGACGCTGCCGCGCTGTTGAAGATCGAATCCAACAGCATCAGCAACGAATATGACGCGGCAGTTCTTGTCGGCGAAGGTATTCAGGTCATTGAACCACCGGAAGACCTAGAACCCGAGGGCGGCTCCGGGGGTGGCGGCGGCTCCGGCGGCGGCGGCTCCGGTGGCGGAGGTGGATCCGGGGGTGGCTCCGATGGTGGCACCGATCTCGACAGTGACTTGATCACCGGTGAGGCGCCTGGCAAGGTCAAGAACTTGAAGGCGCGTGCTAAGAGTTGCCGCACTGGTGTTGCCACCTGGCAGCCGCCGAAGAACTTCGGCACGGTGGCACCGGACGAGTACGAGATTCGCTACCGAAAGGGTAGTTCGGGCAAGTGGTCGTCGTGGAAGTCGCAAGACTGGGTGCCGAACGCCGGCGGCAAGTTGAAATACACGTTGAAGAAACTCACCCCCGCGCGTGACTACACGGTGCAGGTGCGAGCAGTTTCCGCCGCCGGGAATGGCAAGAAGGATGTGGATTCCTTCCGGACGCCAACTTGTGGCGGCAAGATCCCGACCAAACCAGGCAACGGGTAAGCCCAGCCGGTCGCGTGGGGACTGGGCTCAGCTGGGTTACGAGTTCAGTTGGCCGCTGTTGGCCAGTGGTGGCGCCCCGTGCTGTGAGCAATGAGCGTCCCAACCCGCAGGCGTGACCTGTACAACCATGCGGCGGCGGCAGTGGGGGCAGAACCGGGGTGGCTCTAGTCGCAGCGCAGCAGCGCAACCGTCGTGATTTCCCGTTGCGGCTGGGTTGCCGCAACGAGCGCAGAACTCGTCCTCGCTCACAGCGTCTGTGACAGTGCCTTGACCGGCATCCGCAGGTCGGCGAGCAACTCGATGTCGTCCGTCGCTGGCCGCCCCAGCGTGGTCAGGTAGTTACCTACGATGACCGCGTTGATACCGCCGAGCAGGCCGTCGCGGGTACCGAGATCGCCGAGGGTGATTTCCCGGCCACCAGCGAACCGCAAGATAGTCCGCGGCAACGCTAGCCGGAAAGCACCAATCGTGCGCAGCGCATCAGGGGCCTCCATCACGGGCAGATCACCAAAGGGTGTTCCCGGCCGCGGGTTGAAGAAGTTCAGTGGTACCTCGTGCGGGTCGATAGTCGCCAGTTGCGCGGCTAGTTCCGCGCGCTGCGCGACGCTTTCGCCCATACCCACGATACCGCCGCAACACACCTCCATGCCGGAGTCGCGCACCATGCGCAAGGTGTCCATCCGCTCTTCCCAGGTGTGGGTAGTCACTACCTCCGGGAAGTACGATGCTGCTGCCTCCAGGTTGTGGTTGTAGCGGTGGATCCCCATGTCCACCATGTCGGCGACCTGCTCAGGAGTCAGGATGCCCAGGGAAGCGGCCACGTTGATGTCGACCGCTGCATGAATCGCCGCTACACCTTCCCGCAACTGTGCCATCAGTTTGTCGTCTGGACCGCGCACAGCGGCCACGATGCAAAACTCGCTGGCTCCGGTGGCGGCGGTCTCCTTGGCGGCCTGGACTAGGCCCGGGATGTCCAGCCACACCGAGCGAACCGGTGAGGAGAACGTGCCCGACTGCGAGCAGAAGTGGCAGTCTTCTGGGCAACCACCAGTCTTCAGCGAGACGATGCCTTCAACCTCGACCTCGGGGCCACACCAGCGCATCCGCACGTCGTGGGCAAGTTCCATCAGTTCAGTGAGCCGGTCATCGGGTAACTGCAAGACCTCGAAAATCTGTTCCTCGGTTAGGCCGCGACCCTCGTCGAGGACTTGCTGACGCGCGACGGCGAGAATGTCGCTGTCGCTACTGGTGCTGCGGTCCGCATCGCTAGCGCGTGGGTTTGAGATGTCGGTCACGAGGTCCTCCGAGTTTGGAACGTCACAGCGAAGTCTGCCTCATCGAACCGGCCCCCGAACGCAGGGGACAGCGAAGATTCGGCCGCGGCAAGGAAATTCTCCCGATTTAGTTCCCCGGCGCCCGCCAACATCGCACCGCTAATGGGCGCACCGACGACGGACTGCAGGTCCACTAGGTTTGTTTGACAGGCGAGGTCCGGTTCTAACGGCCAAGAGCCCAAAACAACGCCTGCGAGGTGCAGTTTGCGTTGCTGCAGGGCCTCGACCGTTAGTGCGGTGTGGTTCAGCGTTCCCAAGGCTGGATCCGCCACCACCACGACCTCGGTGTCGTGATCACTGGCTAGATCCTCGGCGATATCGGCCAAGGTGGTGCCGTGCTCGTCGAAGCGCACCAGCAGGCCGCCAGCACCCTCGACCAAGACCAGATCGAACTCTTCCGCCAATGCCGCGATCGCCGAAACGATTTGCTGGCGGGATAGCGTGGGCAGCTCTCGGATGCGCGCGGCGGCCTCAGGCGCCAACGGATCGGGGAAACGCTGCAACTCATAGAGATCCTCGATCCCCGCCAGTTCGGCAACGTGTGCGATGTCGCCAGATTCATTAGGACCGAGCCCAGTTTGCGCCGGCTTCACTACGGCCACAGTTTGTCCGGCGGCGGCTGCGGTGGCAGCCATGGCCGCGGTGATAACCGTTTTGCCGACTCCGGTGCTTGTCCCGGTTACTACTCGGATGGTCACTGCGGGTTCCTCTCTGCGGTGTCTGGGGATGAAGGTGAAGGTGGGCTGGGGTGATCTAGCGCGGATCGGCTGGCTACCGCCTTCCGGGCCGCAACCAGAGCAGCGGCAGTGCGGTGTAGGTCAGCGGCGTTCAGATCAGCCCGGGCAGTTAAGCGCAGTCGGGATCGATCATCGGGCACCGAAGGTGGTCGGAAACAACCGACCTGCACACCATGCTCCCGGCACGTCTCCGCAGCGGTAGTTGCCGCCTGGGGGCTCTCGGTATACGCGGATACCACCGCTGCATCGGGTGCCGGTGCGGACCAGTCCAGATCGATCAGCAACTCGTGGAGTTCGGCGGCGACCGTGAGCGCTCGCTTGGGCAGTCCCGGGTCTCGCCGCAACTGCCGCAGCGACTCGCGAGCAGCCGCCACTGCCGCCGGGGCCAAGGCAGTGTCGAAAATGAACGGGCGAGCCGCGTTCACCAACTGATTGATGACCGGCGTCGATGCCAGCACTGCGCCACCCTGGCTTCCCAACGCCTTCGACAGGGTTGCGGTGGCTACCACGTCGGGTTCACCCGCTAGACCTGCGGCAGCGGTCGCCCCGCAGCCGCCGTCACCGACCACACCCAAACTATGCGCCTCATCCACCACCAGTACCGCACCATTGCTGCGCGCGGTTCGGTGCAGGTCGGTAAGGGGTGCGAGGTCCCCGTCAACACTGAATACTGCATCGGTGACGAGCAGCGCCCGCGGCTGCTGGCGGTCAGCGAGGGCCGCCGCTACGGCTGCCGGGTCAGCATGCGGTACCACCGCTACCGGGGACCGAGACAGCCGACAGGCATCAATCAGCGAGGCGTGATTCCACTGATCAGAAACGACGAGACAGTCTGGCCCGGCCAGTGCACTCACTGTCCCCAGGTTGGCCAGGTAACCGGAGCTGAAAGTGACGCTGGCTTCGTAGTCAGTGAACTGTGCCAGATCGGTTTCTAGATCCGCGTGCAGTTCGGTGGAACCAGTGACCAATCGGGAGCCAGTGGCGCCGGCTCCCCAGGTGGCAGCGGCATCAGCGGCAGCCGCCACTACCTGCGGATGACGTGCCAATCCTAGGTAGTCATTGGACGCTAAATCCAGGACGTCCTGGTTCGCTGACCGCGGCTGGAGGTGCCGATGAGTGCCAGCATCACGACGCTGCTGCGCCTGCTGATGCAGCCAGTCAGCGAATTGGGTCATGCCAGCACCGTGGTGATCGCATCCGTCACGGTGGTGGTTAGCAGGTTCAGGTCTGCTTCTTCGATGGCGAGCGGTGGCATCAGCACCACGACGTCACCCAGTGGACGCACCCAGACACCGTTGCGGCGAGCGTGCTGGCAAATGGCAAAGCCCGTGCGTTCAGTGACCGGATCTACCTCGATACCGGTCATGGTGCCGATCTGACGAATCTCCCGGACTCCTGGGACGGTGAGCAACGGTGCTAGTTGTTTGGCCAGTTGTTCGCCGACGGCCGCTGCGTGGGCGACGGTATTTCGTTGTGCCATCAAGTCCAGGTTCGCGATTGCCGCGGCGCAGGACAGTGGGTTCGCGGTGTAGGAATGCCCGTGATAAAACGTTCGTCCAGAGGTTGCAGAGCCAAGGAAGGCGTCGTACACCGGTTCCGCAACGAGTACTGCTGACAGTGGCAGGTAGCCGCCGGTCACGCCCTTGCCGCACGTGATCATGTCGGGGCGGATACCGGCGTGCTCCACAGCCCACATTTTCCCAGTGCGACCGATGCCGGTGGCTACCTCATCGCAGATGAGCAGCACACCGAACTCGTCACACAGTTCACGCGCGCCACGGACAAACGACACGTCGTGAGTGAGCATGCCGCCCGCGCCCTGCACCATAGGTTCAATCACCAGTGCGGAGATCTGATCGCCATGTTCAGCCAACTTCTCCCGCAACTCCGCGATCACCGCTGTGGCCCGCTCGGCACGAGTCTGCCCCGGCTCCAACAAGCCCGGCGATGACACCATCTGGGTGGACAGCAGGAGGGGGCGGTACTTGTCGTGGAAGAGGTCAATTCCGCCGACACTCACCGATCCTAAGGTGTCGCCGTGGTACCCCTCAGCTATGTGTAGGTAGAGCGGTCGTTGCTCACCTCGCTGGATGTGGGCCTGGTAGGCCATCTTCAAGGCGGCTTCAACGGCACTGGAACCATCCCCGGCATAGAAAACTCGGGTCAGCCCCATAGGAGCGGTATCGATTAGCCGCTCAGCGAGTTCAATTCCGGGGGCATGGGTGAGACCGAGGAAAGTGGTGTGATCCAGCCGATCTAGTTGACGCTTAATGGCGTCGTCGATCTCGGGAACCCGATGGCCGTGCACGTTGACCCACAACGAAGAGACGCCATCGAGGTAGCGGTTACCATCGGTGTCCCAGAAGTACATTCCCTCGGCGCGATCCACCACAATCGGGTCATCCTCGGCCCACAGTGATTGTTGGGTGAACGGATGCCAGACCGCAGCCGAGTCGCGTTTGATGAGATTAGCGGTGATGTCGCTGGACTGCCCGGACATGCCACCCATGGTCGCAAAGGGTAGATCCCGCCCCGACACAGGGTCAGGGTCACACACAAGAGGAGCTGCCACTAGATGCGGCGGGTCAGCAGTAGGAACTCGTCCACGCCAGTGCTCGCCAGGACAGGGCGCACGAACAGTGGCACCTCGCTGCGCATACCTGGATCTCGGATCAGGACCGGATCAGCCAGCGGAAAAGTAGCGCCCCGGTGCTCCAGGGAACAGCCACTGGCTGCGACGACGTTGCGGGCCCAATCCACTTGACTGCCATAGGTTAGGGCGAATAACCAGTTGCCGTGCGCGCGGAACACCATGACCGGCGTGGCGTAGTTGCGGTCGGACTTGCGGCCCACATGGTGGACCACACCCAAATAGGGAGCGATGCGGGCCAGATGTCGCATGCGGGGGTTCACCACATCGCGATTGAAGCGGGTGACCCGCTGCGGAAACGGCACGGTGGGAGTCTGACCTGCTGGATCACCGGTTGCAAGGTCAGCTGGTGACTACCTGAGTGTTCGTGGGCCCGACTAGTGGGTACCCGGCAATCGGGTGAGGGGCAACTAGGTGAACTGACTCAACTGTAGGTAGCGCAGCAACCGATAGTCTGACTAGGAAAGAAGAACCTACTTGAAGTCGGCTTCATCTTCATCGGCTCACTGTTGCGGTGGACAGCGCTCCCCGGCGGTCTAGCCGGACTTCAAGGCCGCGGCTTGCCGCGCCGAGCTGGGGAGTGAAGCCATGACTGATCCGATCAAATCCTACGGTCAGCTAGGTGCCAGCTATCGGCCCAGGCGTCGCCGCTGGAAGCGAACCAGCATCGGAATCAGCATTGCGGTCGCAGGACTGCTGCTGGCCCCACTGAGTGCCTTGGCAACTGGGAGCGCCGCAGCGGCGGCCGAGGATAAGCGGCCACTTCCCGGCGATCAGTTAGCAACCGAACAACCGGTCAACGAGGAGCAGGACTACATCGTGCAACTGAAGCGTTCGGCTTCAGTCAAGAAGATGGTTAAAACAACCGATGTCAGTCGGACAGACGTTTCGGACAAACTGCAAGGTAAGGCCTTTAAAGGAGCGGTGGTCAATCTCAGCCCTGCTGTGGCAGCCGAACTGGAAAGTAGCAACAAGGTGAAGCAGGTCGTGCCTGATGGCACTGCCTATGCAGTCGGGGTACCGGCCGAAGCTGATACCTCGCGGGTGGCCAACTCGTGGGGAATCGATCGCAGCGATCAGTATCTGGGCACTGACGGCAACTACAACCCGCCGAGTGAGGGGGACTCGGTACACGTATTCATCATTGATACCGGTATCGACTTGGATCACCCGGAGTTTGCTGGTCGGATGGGTGCTGGCTATGACGTGATCACCCCAGGTGGTGACGCAGATGATTGTCAGGGTCACGGCACGCATGTAGCCGGCACCGTGGGCTCCACCGAGTTTGGTATGGCCGTCAACACCGTTCTGCATCCGGTGCGGGCGCTGGACTGTGCCGGATCCGGGTCTTGGTCAGGAATCATCGATGCGATGAATTGGGTGGCGGCCAACGCCCCGGAAAGATCCATTGCCAATATGAGTCTCGGCGGTGGCAAGAACGAAGCTATCAATGCTGCGGTCGCGAATTTGGTGGCATCGGGAGTTCCGACTGCGGTGGCAGCAGGCAACTCTGGTGCGGATGCCCGCAACTATTCACCAGCCAGCGCTCCGAGCGCGATTACGGTGGGGGCCACCGACTCGACTGATAAGGAAACCTACTTCTCTAACTATGGCCCGGCCCTTGATCTTTACGCTCCCGGATCAGCCATCAAGGCAACCGCGGTTGGGGCCCTCGGCGGTCAGTCGCTCAGTGGCACCTCCATGGCCAGCCCACATGTTGCCGGTGCATTGGCGGTGTACTGGGGAACGAATCCACAGGCGACCGCCACCGAAGTGACTGCGGCGATGCTCGAGCAAGGCAGCCAGAGTGTCGTGAAGTACCCGTGGGGTCAGGCAGGTTCGCCCGACAGTCTCGTGAATGTGCAGTACGAGGTTGGTCCGCCGTTGGCACCGGGAAAGCCGAACCCGAAGGTCGGTGATCGAGAGATACAGCTGACCTGGGCGGCGCCGGCAAGTTCCGGTGGCAGTCCCATCTCCGGCTATCGCGTCGACTACCGACCGGACGGCGGCGAGTGGACCACGGCCGCCGCAAACACCGGCGATAGCACTTCGCAGTTCACCGTTGGTGGCCTGACCAACGGGACCACGTACACCTTCCGGGTGGCAGCTCACAACAGCAACGGCATGTCGGGCTACTCCGCCGTCTCGGCCCCAGCAACTCCGGTAGCCCCAGGCATTCGAGATGTGGCCGGGACGTTGACTACGCAAGACGGGATTGCGCTCGGTGATGCCAGCGTGACTGCGACCGCAGTTGACGGCAGCCTTACCTCGGTCGCCACAACAGCCGCCGACGGTTCATTTGCGCTGCAGGCAGCAACTCACGTGAATACCGACGTGGCGGTTACTCATGCTGACTTCGCGGTGGAGGGCGGTGCGGTCTTCACGCCGCAGGACAGTTCGTTCGCCCTGACGATGCCACGCGAGCATCGAGTCACTGTCCTGGTGGTCGATAAGGAAGGCGAGGCTGCTCGGAATGCCCAGGTCGATGCTGCTGGCCCATTCACCTGGCCGGTCTCGGGCTTGGTTGGGGTGAAGGTCACTGGCTGGTTGCCAGGGCGCATCGGCGGAGTCACCGACTCCGTGGGACGAGTCCCCATTTCGGCATTTGGCCCGTTGCCCTACAACAAGACCATCGCCAAGGTGACCGCACAGGTGTCGCCCCAGACGACCCAGCACACTGACGTGTTAGGTCGCACCATCACCGGTAGCGACCCTTATCGACGAGTGGCCCTGGCGGTACTTCCCTATCTGCCGACGATGGAATCGACCACCGGCGGCAAGACCGCTGCGGGTTCCGCAGCGGTGGTATCGGTGAGAACCGCAAGTGGAGCACCCCTGGCAGGTGCGAAGCTGTTGCTGGTGCCGGTGCTCCGTGGCGACTCTGAGGTGCAGGCTCGAGAGGGTGGGATAGTGGCAACCGCCAAGAGTGGTACCAAAGGCCAGGCAGTCTTCGACACAACTGGACTGGCGCCAGGTACCTACCGGGTGATTGCTAAGAACCTGACAATGCGCACGCTCGATATCCGAGTTGAAGCGCCGGCAGCGGCAGCACCGGTTCAACCACCGACTGCCCCGGCCCCAGTTGACCAGGCGGCCCCGCCAGCGGATTCGACTTCACCTGGTGGTGCCAAGCCAGATCGTGGTGGGTCCGCTCCAGTTGCCGCCACGATGAAGAAGGTCGCCAATGGTGGCAAGTTGAAGGCAATGTTCGACTCCGGGGTCCGCACCAAGTTCAAAGTGCAGAAGTTGAACAAGGGCAAGTGGAAGACGATCGGCGGGAAACGCGCGACGAACAAGAAAGGCAAAGTCGTCATCAACCTGCCCAAAGGCAAGTATCGCCTGAAAATCCTCGGCGACCAGGTCAGCTACACCGAGGTGGTGCGGTTGCGCCGGTGACTCGCTTGCTAGCAGTCACTCCTCGCAGCAGACGCTGCGCCGTCAGCGGGTAGCGGCGGCAGCTGCGGCCGTCACCGCGGCCACCCCCGCGGGCGATGGGCCTGCTCCCCAGTTTGTTGGATCGGCCGCGTACACCGTCCCGTATACCGGGGTGTCAGGCTGGCTGCGCCAACTTTCCGTCAGCGGACCCATATCTGCCACGTCATAGCCGATCCGGTCCAGGAACTCCGTCACCAGCCGTTTGGCTACCTCGTCATTGCCAGCGATGGGTAGCGCACTGCGATCAGCTGCACCAGCCGGGCGTGCCAGTTCCGCAAGATGTTGGAAGAAGATGTTGTTGAACGCTTTAACCACCTGCGAATCGGCGAGGTATTGCTGAACCAACTCAGACGAAGACATATCGCCTCCCGCTAGTTCCGGCATCTCACCATCTCGGCCGGGGTAGTAATTCATCGTGTCGATGACCACTCGACCGGCCAACTCGGCAGCGGGCACGCTCGCTACGCGGCCCAGTGGGATAGTCACCACGACCAGGTCGGACGCTGCTGCCTCCGCCGTTGTTCCGGCGGTGGCCTGTGGGCCAAGATCGGTGACTAGATCAGCCAAAGTCTCCGGTCCACGACTATTGCTCATGATCACGTCGTATCCAGCCGCTACCGCGAGGCGAGCAACTGTACTACCAATATTTCCGCTGCCGATGAATCCAATGGTCGTCATGGTTTTTGAAACGCCCCTGATAGGCGGTCTATTCCACTGGGGCACTTGAACGAGGGGGAAGATAGATCGGTCGAACGGGAACGCCACCTGAGCGGCGATAGAGTAGGCGCAACGATCGCAGGGAAGGCATGTCGTGGTCAACCAGCCAGTGGATTCACGGAATACCAGCGGAAACGGGAAGACGGCGCGCGCTCGACTGCTCCTATCAGGGGTGGCTGCTGTGGCGTTGCTGGTCGGCCTGCTGCCTGCTGTGGCCGGATCGGCCAATGCGGCGGACGAGCAAGGCACAATGGTCTGGACCGACTGCCCCAAGGAGCAGGCACCCACCCAGCAATGCGCCACGCTGGACGTGCCGTTGGACTATGATCGGCCCGGCCGCGGCACGGTAACCCTGGCGGTCGTCAGGGTCCCTGCGACCGGATCTGATCCGATTGGATCGCTGTTCTTCAACCCGGGTGGGCCAGGTGGTTCGGGAGTGGCGGCATTGGCCTATGAAGCAGGTCAGATGTCAGCGGAGATCCAGCAGCAGTACAACGTTGTATCTTGGGATCCGCGCGGGATCGGGGAGACCACACCGACGCTGAAGTCGTGTGACAGTCCATTTCCAGTGTTGCCAGCTACCGGCAAAGTGAACTGGACTAAGGCGTTGGATCGAACCAGTAAGCAACTCCGCAAAGCCAACCGAGCCTGTCAGCGGAAGAATTCTTCTTTCATCGACTATCTGGGGACGCGCAATGTGGTGCGCGATCTCGAACAGCTGCGCGCAGCAGTGGGAGACCAAAAACTGACGTATCACGGCGCCAGTTATGGCACCCGGATCGGCTATACCTACGCAGTTATGTTTCCCAAAAAAGTGCGAGCCATGGTCCTAGACGGCAACATCAACCCGTCGGGCAGCTACGCCAACTTGTCAGCGAGCGCTGTCGGCCCCGACTTGGCGTTGGACTTCGTGAAGAAATACGCGCCGGACGTGTTCCGAGATTTCAAGCGCGGCGATCGCATCTTGCGCGACGAAGCCATCACCGTGGCACCCGGGGTCAAGTTCACTCGCTGGGATTACCGTGAAATGACGACGAAACTGCTGGCAAAGAATGTCCAGATCAGTCAGATTCCGTTTCTGGCCCAAAAGGTGAAGGTGGCAGCTGCCGGTGGCGACGGCAGCCAGGCTGCCAAAGAGACGCTGGCGGGGCTGATTCCCACCAGTAACTCCAATGCCGGCGGTCCGTTTTCAGTGGTCAACTGCTTGGACTACGCCGATCGGCCGGGTGAGAGGCTGCAAGCCAACGCGGTCACAGATGCGGCATCACAAGGCCCCCTGGGTGGACAACTGGCGCTTAGCTACGCCCCTGGTTGTGTCGGACTGGATCTGCAACCTGAACCAGTGCCGGACATGTCCCGCGGTCGGTTGCGAGACAAGGTTGCCGATATTCCGGTGGTGATCTCCAACGCCACCAAAGACGTTTACACCCCCAAGTTTTGGGCCAAGCAGATGAAGAAGGCATTCAAAACGCAGACGTTTATCCAGCGGTATGGGACCCAGCATGTGATTTGGGGTGGCGACGATAGCTGCGTCAGCCAGCCGATTGATTCTTACGTGTTGACCGGCCAATTGCCATTCCCACGCACCTGCGCCTGGCCGGGAGTACTGCCCACGCCAGCGGCCTAGTTGTTCCGATGGGGGCTTGGTCTAGTACAGGGCCGATTCAGCCGCGTTGCGGCTTGGTCATGCCATCCCAAGCGCAAATCGCGTAACCGAAGGCTGCCGCGTAGGCGGCGTGCCTTTTGTCGACGCTCTCATTGGTTGTTCGCTTGACGGCTTGCAGCCCCTCCTTGCTCAGTGCAGCCGCAGCCGCCAGCGAGAAAGATTGATAGGTAGACATGATGCCGCTCTCGGGCAGGCGACTGGCTTTGATCTCCCGCTCCCGGGTGTAGTAGCCGATCAGCGCCATCAACTTGGCCGACCGAGTGGCCACTCGGTAGTTGGCGGGCAACCAGTCGGCTCGGGACATCGCCAGACCCAGCGAGTCCGCGTTGACTGTAGCCAGATCGAGTCGATCGAGCATCTCGCCCAAGTAGATTTCCTGGCTGGAGCCAGATCGCTTCTCGCCCAAGATCATGGACATAGCTGCGTCAAGGTCGCGTCGCTTGGTGAGCCGGAGCGAGGGGTAGTCAATGGCGGCTGCATCTTGGTAGGCCCGAAAAGCGGCAACAAACGCATCACCATGCGACTGCGGCACCAAGATGCGGTTGCTGCCCATGGTGACCACTCCAGTAATGATGCTGCGTCGCTCTAGTTTTGCCGACTCCACCTCTGCGTAGAGAGCGAGTTCGATTGGGTCACCGCCATAGTGCGGTGAGGCCATCACTCGGCGGTTACTGACGTGGAAAGTAGCTTCGACTGCTTCGTCGTTTCGCAGGATTTG
This is a stretch of genomic DNA from Actinomycetes bacterium. It encodes these proteins:
- a CDS encoding nitroreductase family deazaflavin-dependent oxidoreductase; this translates as MPFPQRVTRFNRDVVNPRMRHLARIAPYLGVVHHVGRKSDRNYATPVMVFRAHGNWLFALTYGSQVDWARNVVAASGCSLEHRGATFPLADPVLIRDPGMRSEVPLFVRPVLASTGVDEFLLLTRRI
- a CDS encoding NAD(P)-binding domain-containing protein, whose amino-acid sequence is MTTIGFIGSGNIGSTVARLAVAAGYDVIMSNSRGPETLADLVTDLGPQATAGTTAEAAASDLVVVTIPLGRVASVPAAELAGRVVIDTMNYYPGRDGEMPELAGGDMSSSELVQQYLADSQVVKAFNNIFFQHLAELARPAGAADRSALPIAGNDEVAKRLVTEFLDRIGYDVADMGPLTESWRSQPDTPVYGTVYAADPTNWGAGPSPAGVAAVTAAAAAATR
- the bioA gene encoding adenosylmethionine--8-amino-7-oxononanoate transaminase; amino-acid sequence: MSGQSSDITANLIKRDSAAVWHPFTQQSLWAEDDPIVVDRAEGMYFWDTDGNRYLDGVSSLWVNVHGHRVPEIDDAIKRQLDRLDHTTFLGLTHAPGIELAERLIDTAPMGLTRVFYAGDGSSAVEAALKMAYQAHIQRGEQRPLYLHIAEGYHGDTLGSVSVGGIDLFHDKYRPLLLSTQMVSSPGLLEPGQTRAERATAVIAELREKLAEHGDQISALVIEPMVQGAGGMLTHDVSFVRGARELCDEFGVLLICDEVATGIGRTGKMWAVEHAGIRPDMITCGKGVTGGYLPLSAVLVAEPVYDAFLGSATSGRTFYHGHSYTANPLSCAAAIANLDLMAQRNTVAHAAAVGEQLAKQLAPLLTVPGVREIRQIGTMTGIEVDPVTERTGFAICQHARRNGVWVRPLGDVVVLMPPLAIEEADLNLLTTTVTDAITTVLA
- a CDS encoding S8 family serine peptidase; protein product: MTDPIKSYGQLGASYRPRRRRWKRTSIGISIAVAGLLLAPLSALATGSAAAAAEDKRPLPGDQLATEQPVNEEQDYIVQLKRSASVKKMVKTTDVSRTDVSDKLQGKAFKGAVVNLSPAVAAELESSNKVKQVVPDGTAYAVGVPAEADTSRVANSWGIDRSDQYLGTDGNYNPPSEGDSVHVFIIDTGIDLDHPEFAGRMGAGYDVITPGGDADDCQGHGTHVAGTVGSTEFGMAVNTVLHPVRALDCAGSGSWSGIIDAMNWVAANAPERSIANMSLGGGKNEAINAAVANLVASGVPTAVAAGNSGADARNYSPASAPSAITVGATDSTDKETYFSNYGPALDLYAPGSAIKATAVGALGGQSLSGTSMASPHVAGALAVYWGTNPQATATEVTAAMLEQGSQSVVKYPWGQAGSPDSLVNVQYEVGPPLAPGKPNPKVGDREIQLTWAAPASSGGSPISGYRVDYRPDGGEWTTAAANTGDSTSQFTVGGLTNGTTYTFRVAAHNSNGMSGYSAVSAPATPVAPGIRDVAGTLTTQDGIALGDASVTATAVDGSLTSVATTAADGSFALQAATHVNTDVAVTHADFAVEGGAVFTPQDSSFALTMPREHRVTVLVVDKEGEAARNAQVDAAGPFTWPVSGLVGVKVTGWLPGRIGGVTDSVGRVPISAFGPLPYNKTIAKVTAQVSPQTTQHTDVLGRTITGSDPYRRVALAVLPYLPTMESTTGGKTAAGSAAVVSVRTASGAPLAGAKLLLVPVLRGDSEVQAREGGIVATAKSGTKGQAVFDTTGLAPGTYRVIAKNLTMRTLDIRVEAPAAAAPVQPPTAPAPVDQAAPPADSTSPGGAKPDRGGSAPVAATMKKVANGGKLKAMFDSGVRTKFKVQKLNKGKWKTIGGKRATNKKGKVVINLPKGKYRLKILGDQVSYTEVVRLRR